ATATTACATACAATACATACATGCAGCCATCGGctcttattaattttttttcaatcgcCACACCTCATGGCAATTTTTGCATCAAGGAGTCAAGAACAATTCGTTCTCTCATCCATGAGCAGCAAATCCAATCCCCCAAATGAATCGGATGAACACAAATCACACCCAGAAACCGAAAGGCGCCTCTGTTCTTGATTCTAAAGCCTCTAATCCTTTAGTAATTAGCAGCTCGAATTGAATTGGAAAGATCATGTGTTTTTTGGCGATCAAGAACAGCAATTAGGGCAGCGTACCAATCCGTTCTCGTTGCAATCGCCGCAGCGCTGCACgcgatcctcctcctcgacgaacaccttgcggccgccgccgcaggcggtGCAGGGGACGAAGCggacgccgccgcagccgtcgcAGACGTAGGCCGGGTcctggccggcggcgccgtcgaggaGGCGCCGCAGCTGGCCGCTCTCGTGGAGCTGCTtgacctcgtcggcgccgcccacGAGCCGGCCGCCGACCAGCAGCTGCGGGAGCGAGAaggcgcggccgcgcgcgtcGAGCAGGGACCGCAGCTCGCGGCGGAACGCGGCGTCCATGGACACGTCGcgctcgtcgacggcgacgcggaACCCCCGCAGGATGGCGCGCACCGAGGAGCAGTCCGCGAACGTGCGCCGCACCCCGCGCAGCGACGTCGTGTACAGCACCACGTCCTTGGGCCGCGCTCGCGGCTCGTCGGCGAGCTGGTGCCGCCTCcacttcgccgccggcggcagcaccCGGTGcccctggtggtggtggtatgTCAGCGACCGCGCGAAGTGGAACGGCTtcttggcgccgccgccgcagctcccgCTCCCACCACCGCTCACAACCTTGCTGCAGCcgtcctccatcgccgccgccgaagaagaagaaggaggagaagaCGAGGTGAGGTTCTTGGCAATGGCGGTTGCGGAGAGGCGAGGAAAGGGGGAAAAGAAAGCGAATTGGGGGAAAGCGAGAATGGAATTAGCCGTGAACGTGGGGGTTTAGTGGATgcgtatatatattttcttctgATTAAGCTGAACTTTTGACAgttttcttgttcttgtttcttttttcctttttcagaggttgttattttttttcctgcttgATGTTGAGTTGTATAGTAGCTTTAGGACTGGTAATTCTTGGTAATTAACAATTCTCAGTTAATCAGTTATTACAGGTTCAGAGGGAGTAGGTACTCAATTCTGTTTAGCCTGTTTTGAGCTGGAATAGTAACATTTTTGCCGTTTCTTTTCTTAATTCTGAAGAATTTGTTTGTTCATTTTGTTAGTTTTGTTGGCTGTGAATAGACTGGTTTGTACAACCGGAAAGAAGGTTCCTGAACGTGTCATGGTCAACCTGAACGAGAGGCTGTCATTTTCCTCCTCTACCATATTTCCTCCgctttttatctttcttttttatgtGAACCATATTCTATTCATAGGTTGCTAAGCAAACGGTGCTATCTCCACTCTCAAACATTtaggattcaaattttatacgcaatataagcatttctagacACTAATTTTATGCTTGAGAATTTTAGTATTTTCAACCAATCAGATGCTTCGAAGGAGAATCCAAGCAATTTAATATTTGACCAATAGATGACTGAAAATGATTCTTTCTTTTTATCCATAATCTTTGTTAaacaacatactccctctgACCCATAATATGGTAATCTAGAATCGGATAAGACAttttatagtacaacgaatctggacatatctcTCATCCGGTTCTAGAttgttatattataggacggagggagtaaaagcaTAGCACGACTACTGCTCCATTTcttcgcgaaaaaaaaactgttccATTTCCAATCAAGGACAATTATAACTTCACTGAAAGACTGTAGAATTGTACAGACAGGGCA
The window above is part of the Oryza sativa Japonica Group chromosome 7, ASM3414082v1 genome. Proteins encoded here:
- the LOC4344173 gene encoding uncharacterized protein At5g39865: MEDGCSKVVSGGGSGSCGGGAKKPFHFARSLTYHHHQGHRVLPPAAKWRRHQLADEPRARPKDVVLYTTSLRGVRRTFADCSSVRAILRGFRVAVDERDVSMDAAFRRELRSLLDARGRAFSLPQLLVGGRLVGGADEVKQLHESGQLRRLLDGAAGQDPAYVCDGCGGVRFVPCTACGGGRKVFVEEEDRVQRCGDCNENGLVRCPNCCS